The nucleotide sequence TAGAATAGATGATGATCAGCCTAATCGTAATGCTTCATCAACAAGTCCTTCAGAGAAAGATCAGCCACTCCGAGAAGAACCTCGAGTTCCACCCCTTAAGGtaaagtaatgaaaaaacagCTGACTTGGAAACTAAAAGTTTATCTCCTTCCTGCTGACTGCATGCAGACACGATGCATGTTGGGTTTTTGTGTAGATGTGAGGGGCCTTAGTAGTGGCctttactttttactttactATTCCTACCATGCCAAATTACTTCTGTTGTAAATACCTGTAGTTGTTCAGCCAGGGTCTTAGctacaaaacagcttttgtgTGAGGGAAAGCTTTCTGGGATCTATGGCTTAATCTAACTCAAGAGCGTCTGTTTTTTACACGGTGCTACTTGTCTTTCTTTCCAATTGCCCAATTGTATTGTCTGCTTGTTCTCCCACAGATGACTTCTTCAGCAAGTGTTAATAACAAATGTTACCATACCCATTActgagaattaaaataataaaaaaatataataataataataataataataataataataaacagtgCCTTAATCCAGCCAGAGAACATAGAGTCACAATAGATGGAGATCCTTTTGCAAACCCAGGGCTTGGGATAGACTGAATTATAATATTTCACTACAGAATTAATTAGAAGCAGAGACCTTGCCAGGAGGAAGTATCTAACTGATATGTATAAATAGCTACTGATGGCaaagcaaaagataaaaaaggTACAGCAGCTAAGCAAACTTTTATATGTATCATTCTTTTGTGTAAGAAAGTATATTCCAattgaaaacctttttttttttttttttaaacaggggGATCTATAGATTTAGTCATATATAGTCTCAGTATTTTGACCCTTTTAATTTTCTACATGTTGACATCAGCCAAGTTTTAGATCCAATTTGCTGAACTTAAGCCACCGACTTTGCAATACGAGTTCCTGATTATTCAGAAATGtccttttctgcatttatttttaactgctgcAATCACTGAAAATTGTTAATGTGGCCAGGGGGGCAAATAGGCTAACTGTTTTAATCACTATTGCAGCAGCTTATTtcaactaatttatttttatgatcaGTGATGCAATTGAGATAGTCTATTCTGAACTTAGTGATATTCTTTCATATTTGGACAGTCTCTGTCTAGCCTAATGAATTCTAACCATTTTCTAAACACAAAGGAAAGTAGATCactagggaagaaaaaaagtcatgactataataagaaaaacaatcaaataCTTAAAGCTTTTAGCAGTTCTGGTGATACaaagtggaaaatgaaaaaaatgctactgAAACAGCAAGCAGGATGCTTTGATGTAATTGTGAGCAAATATgttaatataaattttaattgaACTGTTAAACAGTGGAAGAGGAAATATGATGATGCAAGAcattagttaaaaataatgacttaTGTAATGTGacatctgaaaaaaagtgaTAACCAAATTGGCCTTCTGATGGGTGCTTAGTGGCATGAATAAAATGGAGTGAATCTCATTCCAGTTTCCTTGGAAGAGGCTTTCATAAAACCTCACAGTGTTAGGCATGAGCGTTCATTCATAAGCCCAAAATTGAACTGCTAGGAAGAGTGCTACTGCACTCTTCCAGCCCTCCACATGAGCCCCTCAGCTGGGCCGTGTGAAGAGACACTGCCCTGGTCTGTGCTATAAAAATGGTTATATGTTACAATACCGTCTTTATATTGATTTTCACTGATCTTTTAAGGAAAATCAGATACTATCAGTCTTGCACAGTCATATCAAACAAATCTCCCTTAAGCTTCCAGCCAGTAAATGAGGATACTGAAACATGCCAGgcatttccaaaaataattttggacaATCatttctaggattttttttttttaatgtaacaaaTATTTAGCTTTTGGGTTATCTCTCCAACAACCCCCTATGCTTTgttattaaaagagaaaaaagaaccCTAGTTCTCCTAAATCATTGTGCTGTAAGGCTCTCACTTCCTGTCATACCTTATGACTACTTTAGCTACAAAAACTACCTAGCTTTCTTCTCAGATCCTTTCAGAAGAGGAGTGATAACACTAACCACCAAGTCCTACACTAAGTGTAGGAGGTGTCCCAGGAATGTACTTAAGTGGGTCTCTTAACACTGTGAGTGAGGAAGGGAAAGGTGTATCCTTGATGATTCACTTATACCACTACTTTAAACTGCTCTGTGGTGTAACATGAAAAACAGGCTCAGTGGCGATACTGTTGCATCCTATCCAAAGGCAAGATTTGTCACCTGATATATAAGGAAAGACTGACAGTTCCTAATGGCTTAGTCATTGGAGACCAAGGAGCAAAAGCACGACATGACTGTTGCTTTTTCACACATTTGCCGCAAATGCTCAGTAGTGGGCACTTTCCCCAGTATCAGTGCACCAGGCTTGTTGATCTTCTCAGTTAGATACACTGCAGATAAAACAAGTCTGACAAATTGTGTCAGATAAGCATCATGTTGTCATCCAgttcaatttttcttcctgtcaaaACGATCAGTGTGAGTAGGCTAATACAGGTGTCAGATATTCGTGCTGGAGGATGATAAAATACTGCAGTGTAAATATCATTACTTCTTAGCATTTTTCTGTCCAGCTGCACTGAGTGGTAATTTCCTTCATTACATTGCTCTGACCCTTTTAAGAGACAGATGGTGACTGTAGCAAGTTGATGATCTCATTCAAattattgtgttttcttttcttcctttagatTCAGCTTTCAAAAATTGGACCACCTTTTATTATCAAGAGCCAACCTGTTTCGAAACCAGAACCTCGAGTTTCCCCAAGTACATCAGTCAGCAGTGGAAGAAACACTGGGGCTAGAACTCTTGCGGATATCAAAGCAAGAGCTCAGCAAGCAAGAGCCCAAagagaagctgcagctgcagcagccgtGGCAGCAGCTGCAAGCATAGTCTCTGGAGCAATGGGGACCCCATGCGAAGGTGGGAAGACAAGAACACTGGCACACATCAAGGAGCAAACAAAGGCCAAGCTATTTGCAAAGCATCAAGCCAGAGCTCATTTACTCCAGACTAATAAAGAATCAAAGTCACAGTTCAACTCAAAGGAAAGTACCTCATCTCTAGAGATACCAGCTTCTACTGATACAAAGATTGAAGGTTCTACCGGTGTCATTATAGTTAATCCTAACTGCAGGTCCCCTAGCAACAAGTCTGCTCATCACCGTGAGACTACCGCTTTATTGCAGCAGTCACTTAACACAGCTACATTACCAGAAACTGCTACTGAGATACCCGTTCACAGTTCTGATGAGAATATACCTATGCCACAGTTGTgtgagaaaattatttcatctaCCTCTACTGAAAGTAACAGTGTGCCAGTGCTTTATAATAAAAATTCAGTCTCTGTGTCTGTTTGCAGCACTGCTATGTCTGGAGCAATTAAAGAACTTTCTTTTGCAAGTTCTGTTGATAAATCCTCTGTTTTAATGTCTGTTGACAGTGCAAACACAGCAGTTTCAGCTTGTAATATAAATATGCTGAAATCCATCCAGGGGGCTGATACTCCATGCATAGCCGTTGGACCAAAATGTATTGATAACAGTAACGTACCAGTTTCCATAGACAGTACGGTCTTATCAAATTCCATCGATGACAAAAGGTTGCCAATACCAAGTAGCAATGCGAACAATGCAGTCTCCAGTCATTATGCCACTGTGCCAGCTTCATCTATTGCAAATAACTTGCCAAATCATCTCCCTGGTAGTTCTGTACTGATTCCACCAGTGGGGACTACcaacagattttcttctgataAGATAGCCATAACTGGGTGTAACGAGCAAAGCACTGTCTCCGTCCACACTAGCGCTAGGTCAGCTTTAAGTTGCAGTGAGGCTGTTGCAGTAGCAGATTCTGTTGCGAGGCCACCCATTTCAATGTTTACTGGTAACATGGTGACAATAAGCTCCTATGATAATGCTACTAAATTAAACGCTGATCTCTTAGACAAAAGCTCTGGAGCACGAAGCCGAATGGACCTCTCCGGTAAATCTCAGCCGGTGAGCTATACGCAAACTGCCATGAATAGGTCTATACCTTGCAAAGTCATTGTTGACCACACTACTAATCTGAATTCCAGTCTGTCACTTTCTTCTTCTATTGAAAATGCAGAGAACAGCACTGACCTGCAGAGCAGACCTGTACGGACAGAAGCTGCCTTACAAAGTATAACCTGTCCTCAGGTGTCTGTAATAAGCAGGCCTGAAGTAGTTTCTAATGAAAGCCTTGAGCACAGTTCCAGCTTTATCAACATTACAAAGCAAGACAGCAAGAACTTGCAGGCAGGTTGTTCAAGTCTTCGAGAAGTGCCTCTTGCTCCCCAGGATAAATTAATTGAGGTGGTTACTCCCAGCCAAGGTTTTGCTGAGCAGTTAAGAGGTCCTTcggcatttaaaaatgaagcagatgCTGCCTGTGCCAGTCAGTATAACACTAACAACAGAATTTGTTGGCATGATGAAGAGGCAATGAGCACAGACCAGCCAGTGGTCAGCCATCTTAACGCCAGTAAGCATAAAGAATACGCAGAGCAAAACTGCTTAAAAAGTGTCAAAACCGAACCTTCCAGTTACACGCAGATGTCAGAACTGCAGTCCAGGAGTCTTTTGACGAGCCTTGCTGTTCCTGTTAAATCAGAAACCACCGAGTCTGACAAGTGCTTCAGGATGGACACGGAGGACTTCACAGGCCCTGAAATGGCGGCCCAGCCTGCAGAAATAGCCCCGAGCGCACAGCCGATGCAGACCGCCAAGGCGCCCATGGCGGATTCCATGGAAGACTCCCTGTCTCTGACCACAGAGACCCTAAAAAGAGTCACGAGTGCTGGGGGCTCAAGCTGTCGCCTCTCATCAGTGGAGGCCAACAATCCTTTAGTGACACAATTACTGCAAGGCAATCTGCCTTTAGAGAAAGTGCTGCCACAGCCCAGATCAGGAGCCAAACTAGAAATTAACAGGCTTCCCTTGCCTTTGCAAACTACCTCAGTATGTAAAACAGCAGTGTCCGAGAGAAATATTGTTGAGCATCCTTCCAACTCTCCTAACCCAGATGGTAAAGGATTTACAGCAGGCAGCATAGCCCCGCTACAAATCAGAAAGCGTGAAAACCATCCGAAAAAGAGGATGGCCAGGACTGTAGGGGAACACGCTCAAATTAAATGTGAGCCTGGGAAGGTGTCAATGGACACAGATGTTAAAGTGGCTCCTTGTGTAATTAGTTCCAGCATGAACCAGCTAGGGCATGGTCAGCCATTTAAACAAGAGTGGCTGAACAAACACGCCATTCAGAGCCGCATCGCTCACAGCCCGGAGATCAAGCAGCAGAAGAGGCCGTTGCCTTCATGCAGTTTCCAGCAGAGCTTATTTCACATTGATAAAAACGGCAGCTTTCACGCAGAAGCTAGTACCTCACACAGACAGCATTTTTACCAAATGTCCATGGCTGCAAGAGGCCCGATTCCTACAGCAGCTTTGTTGCAAACTACTTCAAAAGGCCCACCTGGCTGCAATGCGTTTGCTTTTAGCAGACACCTGGAACAGAAGGGCTTGGGAGATGTGAATATTTCTACAGCAGCTCACCAGCTGAGGCTAGGAAGTGTGTTTTCCCCCAGTATTCAAATTAAGGAAGGTGATGACATTGCCAGTGCCTCTCAGACTCTCCAGAGTAAAACGTTAGTGCACCCTCCCCCTCCGCCCCCACCtctgccccctcctccccctcctcacccAAATGCAGACGTCCCCTCTGATCAAAAACAACCGACAGTTACTATGGAAACCACTAAAAGACTTAGTTGGCCTCAGCCAGCAAGCATCTGTAGCAATATAAAATCCGAACCCATTTCTTTTGAGGAAGGTTTAAGCAGCAGCTGCGAACTGGGCATGAAGCAAGCTTCCTATGATCAGAATGAAGTGAAAGAACAGTTAAAAGCATTTGCAttgaaaaatgcagatttctcTTCCTATTTACTCTCTGAGCCACAGAAGCCTTTTACCCAACTTGCTGCTCAGAAAATACAGACgcagcacccacagcagcagcagcagcagccgcagcagcagcagcagcagcagcagctctgtggaagTTACCCAACAATACACTTCGGTAGCACAAGCTTCAAAAGGGCAGCATCTGCAATTGAGAAATCGATTGGGATTTTAGGAAGTGGCTCGAACGCTGCCGCGGGCCTGTCTAACCAGAGCGCGCAGATGCCGGTTCAGAAATTTGCTGACAGTAGCAATGCCGATGAACTGGAACTGAAATGCTCCTGCCGGCTGAAAGCCATGATCGTGTGCAAAGGCTGCGGAGCCTTCTGTCATGATGACTGCATAGGGCCTTCCAAACTGTGTGTAGCTTGCTTGGTTGTACGGTAGAGACTGAGTCAAAGATGCAGTATCCCTTGTCAGCGTGGGCGAGCAGGACGGAGGGATTGGAACGGTGTAGGCCAATGATGGTTTGCAATTAGGCgattgggtttttattttttttttttttgcccctcaTGGTGCTTTCAGAATTTAGTTATTCCAGCACGAGTGCCATTcccaggaaagaagaggaagccTCTAGGACTAGTTTAAAAAAACTGACAGCATTGTCACTGAAGCTTCTGTGAGTTCTCATGTTGTGTttaagaaaaagagacaaaaaggcATTAATGCATGTCATTCCTatcttgtatttatttgcaCAAAGTGCAGcatatttttccccacttttcGACAGTTGATAGTACCTGCTGGTTAAAGACCAGTGGAAGAATAACTCTACACGAAGTGGAGTAGCTATGCAGAATGAATAGCAAGCTGAACACTGACCGCCTGTCTTGAGCAGCGTGGTGGAAAGGTGTGGGCCATCAGCCATGGTAGCTTCTCAGttgctttgcagtttttctgcTGATAGAATTGTTTTCTTCGATTGACTTCCACTATTAGGGCTAAAATACAGTCCCTTCACGTAGCGATAAAGGAGGAATTTGGATCACTAGAGGAGTTTCCTCACTTGCCTTCCAGGGATTATGGAACTGAAATCTTGCTTATCATCTCTTCTCATTGATTCCTTGAGAAAGATTTGTATCTGTGATGGGTTAGTGGGACCAGCACTGGAATCACATTGCCTTCAGTAGAGTCTGGAAAAAGTAACTTCTCTGCTGGGGCTTAGAAACCTCTTTCCTGTTTCCTACTCAAATattctttatttgcatttgtctCGCTAATCTGTCCACTTGGTTTGTCAGtcccaaatatatatatggggTCAGACATACGTAATAGGTTCTGGATGTTTTAGCCTCTCTGTGGCCTAAAATTGGGGCGTTCTTATGATGAATGAATAAGGAAAGATTCTAATCGTGTACTGATTGAATACTAGATTACCAGTCATTTTTCCTGTTATATGAGTTAGTCGAAATAACATCTCTCAGAGTTTTGTCATTTAAAGTCATTCTTAAAATTACTTACAGcactactttatttttatttttatttttttttcctgaaaggaaTTCAGACCCCTTACTCTACCTTTTAGAAATTTGAagcaaaaaggctttttttttttttttttaaagggataCTGCATCTTTAAAGTGATCATCAGTATTTATCCAGTACTGTATTTACATTTAGGACTATAGCTGCATTCCAGATGTGTTAGACACCataactgcagagaaaaaaaaaataaaaataaaaaatgaagccCTATTCACCTATAAGGAAAATATTATAAAGGGATAAAGCACATGCAGTTGCTGGGGAGATGAAAATACCTTGGTTTTTTTCACTCCcacttcaagaaaacaaaatgtggaGTGCAAGTTGTCCATCTGCCAATATGTGGTTGGGTCTGCCCAAATGTGAGCATCAgagagaaatgttatttttaccaTTACAGTAGAACCTCACTAACCTAAACATCTTTCAGTCTGCTCAAGAAAACTGGTTTTCTTTCCACTATTCTCAGAGAGCAAATGTATCAGCTGTAACAATGTTTGGGTTTCAGCATTATTTTAAGTATGTAATGCTGCATTTACTGTGGCATTCCAAAATATTAATATGAATGAATTTAGAAAGTTAATAAATTTAGGAAACGTCTCTACTTACAGCTGTAAATGGTCTCCCTGATACTGGTATTAGTGAGGTTCTACTGAATAGAggaaacacatttattttctcgTGGGACCATTTTCATGGACATGATAAATGCCATTTATTGTCTTAAAAGTGAGCTGGAATATCTACAACATACATTCCTGTCATAGGAAGCTCTATGGTGCACCTTGATGTTCTCTTTTATTGTAATTAGCAACATATCAATGTTATTTTTGACACTGTGTAATAAAAAGGCCATTTATAATTACACTAACAAATTTGTTGCTGatacaataatatattttttctatacaAAAGTGCT is from Anser cygnoides isolate HZ-2024a breed goose chromosome 2, Taihu_goose_T2T_genome, whole genome shotgun sequence and encodes:
- the ASXL3 gene encoding putative Polycomb group protein ASXL3 isoform X4; its protein translation is MVMHVTTCLPVLPSKALEKYPNSPMTAKQILEVIQKEGLKETSGTSPLACLNAMLHTNTRVGDGTFFKIPGKSGLYALKKEESTCPTDGTLDLGCESELDGTEMAETNNNNGEENGVCPKQTSEEMSSNRDSSLTNAPVQSKLVSSFQQHTKKALKQALRQQQKRRNGVSMMVNKTVPRVVLTPLKVSDEQSDSPSGSESKNGEADGSDKEMKHGQKSPTGKQTSQHLKRLKKSGLGHLKWTKAEDIDIETPGSILVNTNLRALINKHTFASLPQHFQQYLLLLLPEVDRQMGSDGVLRLSSSALNNEFFAYAAQGWKQRLAEGEFTPEMQLRIRQEIEKEKKTEPWKEKFFERFYGEKLGMSRGESMKLTAVQNNDEDESNSLCGSSGTPGPSKQATTEDHEQKGTKISPLPEKEYCPPLCNTEQVPVKDLMADSEDILIPEESIIQEEIAEEVETSICECQEENHKTEQEFSEESVSPAGTNEETEAVQLADSTESCVMMNDVTDTVSHIEIKVELKSECPQEDMSVVIDQLEDCVSPARSASSTNSVSDTAEKDSESAKELIAPEMQNAGLEGSLFTGGGIAVDMELQSDPEEQSSENACISETSFSSGSPEGPCVCIASPGGDTQSTSEEPCTPASLETACSSEVSSTENIEGDIQQKATDENLHTPLMSEISPMSTSPVTSEASLMSNLPLTSEASPASNLPLTSETSPMSDLPLTSETSSVSSVLLTSETSVANSLPLPSETSPVSNSPTNERLILQQRKSPCLLEDSLPPLKEESSTIPKVVQEENFVVQPKQLQSAPENLKVGPLTIVPDTSVLEEPQSKNLSHQPCKSHSEMEKSYIASIPDHSSPEVITIKNHSIQQRGDKKGTLLPSEVAVLPEGSVGKSIELLPSKPHEKVYTSSLEKSSFSEVCRSKSHKLTGSSQSRLESSHSSKSLEPTKSPEVRNESRDPEIPKRKTAEQHGFGICKEKRARIDDDQPNRNASSTSPSEKDQPLREEPRVPPLKIQLSKIGPPFIIKSQPVSKPEPRVSPSTSVSSGRNTGARTLADIKARAQQARAQREAAAAAAVAAAASIVSGAMGTPCEGGKTRTLAHIKEQTKAKLFAKHQARAHLLQTNKESKSQFNSKESTSSLEIPASTDTKIEGSTGVIIVNPNCRSPSNKSAHHRETTALLQQSLNTATLPETATEIPVHSSDENIPMPQLCEKIISSTSTESNSVPVLYNKNSVSVSVCSTAMSGAIKELSFASSVDKSSVLMSVDSANTAVSACNINMLKSIQGADTPCIAVGPKCIDNSNVPVSIDSTVLSNSIDDKRLPIPSSNANNAVSSHYATVPASSIANNLPNHLPGSSVLIPPVGTTNRFSSDKIAITGCNEQSTVSVHTSARSALSCSEAVAVADSVARPPISMFTGNMVTISSYDNATKLNADLLDKSSGARSRMDLSGKSQPVSYTQTAMNRSIPCKVIVDHTTNLNSSLSLSSSIENAENSTDLQSRPVRTEAALQSITCPQVSVISRPEVVSNESLEHSSSFINITKQDSKNLQAGCSSLREVPLAPQDKLIEVVTPSQGFAEQLRGPSAFKNEADAACASQYNTNNRICWHDEEAMSTDQPVVSHLNASKHKEYAEQNCLKSVKTEPSSYTQMSELQSRSLLTSLAVPVKSETTESDKCFRMDTEDFTGPEMAAQPAEIAPSAQPMQTAKAPMADSMEDSLSLTTETLKRVTSAGGSSCRLSSVEANNPLVTQLLQGNLPLEKVLPQPRSGAKLEINRLPLPLQTTSVCKTAVSERNIVEHPSNSPNPDGKGFTAGSIAPLQIRKRENHPKKRMARTVGEHAQIKCEPGKVSMDTDVKVAPCVISSSMNQLGHGQPFKQEWLNKHAIQSRIAHSPEIKQQKRPLPSCSFQQSLFHIDKNGSFHAEASTSHRQHFYQMSMAARGPIPTAALLQTTSKGPPGCNAFAFSRHLEQKGLGDVNISTAAHQLRLGSVFSPSIQIKEGDDIASASQTLQSKTLVHPPPPPPPLPPPPPPHPNADVPSDQKQPTVTMETTKRLSWPQPASICSNIKSEPISFEEGLSSSCELGMKQASYDQNEVKEQLKAFALKNADFSSYLLSEPQKPFTQLAAQKIQTQHPQQQQQQPQQQQQQQQLCGSYPTIHFGSTSFKRAASAIEKSIGILGSGSNAAAGLSNQSAQMPVQKFADSSNADELELKCSCRLKAMIVCKGCGAFCHDDCIGPSKLCVACLVVR
- the ASXL3 gene encoding putative Polycomb group protein ASXL3 isoform X1, coding for MDRAHRLPLFAREHDASPPVPTGQLQPRARAQPKPSPPLRPGLAVPAPSSAGGREELPRCAEGPVLRKRNRESSTALEKYPNSPMTAKQILEVIQKEGLKETSGTSPLACLNAMLHTNTRVGDGTFFKIPGKSGLYALKKEESTCPTDGTLDLGCESELDGTEMAETNNNNGEENGVCPKQTSEEMSSNRDSSLTNAPVQSKLVSSFQQHTKKALKQALRQQQKRRNGVSMMVNKTVPRVVLTPLKVSDEQSDSPSGSESKNGEADGSDKEMKHGQKSPTGKQTSQHLKRLKKSGLGHLKWTKAEDIDIETPGSILVNTNLRALINKHTFASLPQHFQQYLLLLLPEVDRQMGSDGVLRLSSSALNNEFFAYAAQGWKQRLAEGEFTPEMQLRIRQEIEKEKKTEPWKEKFFERFYGEKLGMSRGESMKLTAVQNNDEDESNSLCGSSGTPGPSKQATTEDHEQKGTKISPLPEKEYCPPLCNTEQVPVKDLMADSEDILIPEESIIQEEIAEEVETSICECQEENHKTEQEFSEESVSPAGTNEETEAVQLADSTESCVMMNDVTDTVSHIEIKVELKSECPQEDMSVVIDQLEDCVSPARSASSTNSVSDTAEKDSESAKELIAPEMQNAGLEGSLFTGGGIAVDMELQSDPEEQSSENACISETSFSSGSPEGPCVCIASPGGDTQSTSEEPCTPASLETACSSEVSSTENIEGDIQQKATDENLHTPLMSEISPMSTSPVTSEASLMSNLPLTSEASPASNLPLTSETSPMSDLPLTSETSSVSSVLLTSETSVANSLPLPSETSPVSNSPTNERLILQQRKSPCLLEDSLPPLKEESSTIPKVVQEENFVVQPKQLQSAPENLKVGPLTIVPDTSVLEEPQSKNLSHQPCKSHSEMEKSYIASIPDHSSPEVITIKNHSIQQRGDKKGTLLPSEVAVLPEGSVGKSIELLPSKPHEKVYTSSLEKSSFSEVCRSKSHKLTGSSQSRLESSHSSKSLEPTKSPEVRNESRDPEIPKRKTAEQHGFGICKEKRARIDDDQPNRNASSTSPSEKDQPLREEPRVPPLKIQLSKIGPPFIIKSQPVSKPEPRVSPSTSVSSGRNTGARTLADIKARAQQARAQREAAAAAAVAAAASIVSGAMGTPCEGGKTRTLAHIKEQTKAKLFAKHQARAHLLQTNKESKSQFNSKESTSSLEIPASTDTKIEGSTGVIIVNPNCRSPSNKSAHHRETTALLQQSLNTATLPETATEIPVHSSDENIPMPQLCEKIISSTSTESNSVPVLYNKNSVSVSVCSTAMSGAIKELSFASSVDKSSVLMSVDSANTAVSACNINMLKSIQGADTPCIAVGPKCIDNSNVPVSIDSTVLSNSIDDKRLPIPSSNANNAVSSHYATVPASSIANNLPNHLPGSSVLIPPVGTTNRFSSDKIAITGCNEQSTVSVHTSARSALSCSEAVAVADSVARPPISMFTGNMVTISSYDNATKLNADLLDKSSGARSRMDLSGKSQPVSYTQTAMNRSIPCKVIVDHTTNLNSSLSLSSSIENAENSTDLQSRPVRTEAALQSITCPQVSVISRPEVVSNESLEHSSSFINITKQDSKNLQAGCSSLREVPLAPQDKLIEVVTPSQGFAEQLRGPSAFKNEADAACASQYNTNNRICWHDEEAMSTDQPVVSHLNASKHKEYAEQNCLKSVKTEPSSYTQMSELQSRSLLTSLAVPVKSETTESDKCFRMDTEDFTGPEMAAQPAEIAPSAQPMQTAKAPMADSMEDSLSLTTETLKRVTSAGGSSCRLSSVEANNPLVTQLLQGNLPLEKVLPQPRSGAKLEINRLPLPLQTTSVCKTAVSERNIVEHPSNSPNPDGKGFTAGSIAPLQIRKRENHPKKRMARTVGEHAQIKCEPGKVSMDTDVKVAPCVISSSMNQLGHGQPFKQEWLNKHAIQSRIAHSPEIKQQKRPLPSCSFQQSLFHIDKNGSFHAEASTSHRQHFYQMSMAARGPIPTAALLQTTSKGPPGCNAFAFSRHLEQKGLGDVNISTAAHQLRLGSVFSPSIQIKEGDDIASASQTLQSKTLVHPPPPPPPLPPPPPPHPNADVPSDQKQPTVTMETTKRLSWPQPASICSNIKSEPISFEEGLSSSCELGMKQASYDQNEVKEQLKAFALKNADFSSYLLSEPQKPFTQLAAQKIQTQHPQQQQQQPQQQQQQQQLCGSYPTIHFGSTSFKRAASAIEKSIGILGSGSNAAAGLSNQSAQMPVQKFADSSNADELELKCSCRLKAMIVCKGCGAFCHDDCIGPSKLCVACLVVR
- the ASXL3 gene encoding putative Polycomb group protein ASXL3 isoform X7, whose amino-acid sequence is MTAKQILEVIQKEGLKETSGTSPLACLNAMLHTNTRVGDGTFFKIPGKSGLYALKKEESTCPTDGTLDLGCESELDGTEMAETNNNNGEENGVCPKQTSEEMSSNRDSSLTNAPVQSKLVSSFQQHTKKALKQALRQQQKRRNGVSMMVNKTVPRVVLTPLKVSDEQSDSPSGSESKNGEADGSDKEMKHGQKSPTGKQTSQHLKRLKKSGLGHLKWTKAEDIDIETPGSILVNTNLRALINKHTFASLPQHFQQYLLLLLPEVDRQMGSDGVLRLSSSALNNEFFAYAAQGWKQRLAEGEFTPEMQLRIRQEIEKEKKTEPWKEKFFERFYGEKLGMSRGESMKLTAVQNNDEDESNSLCGSSGTPGPSKQATTEDHEQKGTKISPLPEKEYCPPLCNTEQVPVKDLMADSEDILIPEESIIQEEIAEEVETSICECQEENHKTEQEFSEESVSPAGTNEETEAVQLADSTESCVMMNDVTDTVSHIEIKVELKSECPQEDMSVVIDQLEDCVSPARSASSTNSVSDTAEKDSESAKELIAPEMQNAGLEGSLFTGGGIAVDMELQSDPEEQSSENACISETSFSSGSPEGPCVCIASPGGDTQSTSEEPCTPASLETACSSEVSSTENIEGDIQQKATDENLHTPLMSEISPMSTSPVTSEASLMSNLPLTSEASPASNLPLTSETSPMSDLPLTSETSSVSSVLLTSETSVANSLPLPSETSPVSNSPTNERLILQQRKSPCLLEDSLPPLKEESSTIPKVVQEENFVVQPKQLQSAPENLKVGPLTIVPDTSVLEEPQSKNLSHQPCKSHSEMEKSYIASIPDHSSPEVITIKNHSIQQRGDKKGTLLPSEVAVLPEGSVGKSIELLPSKPHEKVYTSSLEKSSFSEVCRSKSHKLTGSSQSRLESSHSSKSLEPTKSPEVRNESRDPEIPKRKTAEQHGFGICKEKRARIDDDQPNRNASSTSPSEKDQPLREEPRVPPLKIQLSKIGPPFIIKSQPVSKPEPRVSPSTSVSSGRNTGARTLADIKARAQQARAQREAAAAAAVAAAASIVSGAMGTPCEGGKTRTLAHIKEQTKAKLFAKHQARAHLLQTNKESKSQFNSKESTSSLEIPASTDTKIEGSTGVIIVNPNCRSPSNKSAHHRETTALLQQSLNTATLPETATEIPVHSSDENIPMPQLCEKIISSTSTESNSVPVLYNKNSVSVSVCSTAMSGAIKELSFASSVDKSSVLMSVDSANTAVSACNINMLKSIQGADTPCIAVGPKCIDNSNVPVSIDSTVLSNSIDDKRLPIPSSNANNAVSSHYATVPASSIANNLPNHLPGSSVLIPPVGTTNRFSSDKIAITGCNEQSTVSVHTSARSALSCSEAVAVADSVARPPISMFTGNMVTISSYDNATKLNADLLDKSSGARSRMDLSGKSQPVSYTQTAMNRSIPCKVIVDHTTNLNSSLSLSSSIENAENSTDLQSRPVRTEAALQSITCPQVSVISRPEVVSNESLEHSSSFINITKQDSKNLQAGCSSLREVPLAPQDKLIEVVTPSQGFAEQLRGPSAFKNEADAACASQYNTNNRICWHDEEAMSTDQPVVSHLNASKHKEYAEQNCLKSVKTEPSSYTQMSELQSRSLLTSLAVPVKSETTESDKCFRMDTEDFTGPEMAAQPAEIAPSAQPMQTAKAPMADSMEDSLSLTTETLKRVTSAGGSSCRLSSVEANNPLVTQLLQGNLPLEKVLPQPRSGAKLEINRLPLPLQTTSVCKTAVSERNIVEHPSNSPNPDGKGFTAGSIAPLQIRKRENHPKKRMARTVGEHAQIKCEPGKVSMDTDVKVAPCVISSSMNQLGHGQPFKQEWLNKHAIQSRIAHSPEIKQQKRPLPSCSFQQSLFHIDKNGSFHAEASTSHRQHFYQMSMAARGPIPTAALLQTTSKGPPGCNAFAFSRHLEQKGLGDVNISTAAHQLRLGSVFSPSIQIKEGDDIASASQTLQSKTLVHPPPPPPPLPPPPPPHPNADVPSDQKQPTVTMETTKRLSWPQPASICSNIKSEPISFEEGLSSSCELGMKQASYDQNEVKEQLKAFALKNADFSSYLLSEPQKPFTQLAAQKIQTQHPQQQQQQPQQQQQQQQLCGSYPTIHFGSTSFKRAASAIEKSIGILGSGSNAAAGLSNQSAQMPVQKFADSSNADELELKCSCRLKAMIVCKGCGAFCHDDCIGPSKLCVACLVVR